In a single window of the Streptomyces sp. HUAS ZL42 genome:
- a CDS encoding endonuclease/exonuclease/phosphatase family protein — translation MRVVTWNLWWRFGPWEARQKAILAALRELRPDVVGLQEVWAAGGENLAEWLAAELGLHCAWAPSHAPQRWQRRIGDATVGIGNAVLSRWPIVAREVLPLPAPEDIDDGRLALYTRLAGPAYEVPFFTTHLTSPLRASAVRRRQVTALAEFVSRHRGDGPFPPVVTGDFNAWPDSDEIRLFGGYKTAPAVPGQVLFDAWEYADPSAPSATWDAANPYAAAAGWPSVRVDYIHVAPPGPAGLGRVRAVRRAGDGPVDGVWPSDHAAVVADLTDEAAG, via the coding sequence ATGCGGGTCGTGACCTGGAACCTGTGGTGGCGCTTCGGGCCCTGGGAAGCGCGCCAGAAGGCGATCCTCGCCGCCCTGCGCGAACTGCGCCCCGATGTCGTCGGACTGCAGGAGGTGTGGGCCGCGGGCGGCGAGAACCTCGCCGAGTGGCTCGCCGCCGAACTCGGCCTGCACTGCGCCTGGGCCCCCTCGCACGCGCCGCAGCGCTGGCAGCGGCGGATCGGGGACGCCACGGTCGGCATCGGCAACGCCGTGCTGAGCAGATGGCCGATCGTGGCCCGCGAGGTGCTGCCGCTGCCCGCGCCGGAGGACATCGACGACGGACGCCTCGCCCTGTACACCCGCCTGGCCGGCCCGGCGTACGAGGTCCCGTTCTTCACCACCCACCTGACCTCGCCCCTGCGTGCCTCGGCGGTACGCCGCCGCCAGGTCACCGCACTCGCCGAGTTCGTCTCCCGGCACCGCGGCGACGGCCCCTTCCCGCCCGTCGTCACCGGCGACTTCAACGCCTGGCCCGACTCCGACGAGATCCGCCTCTTCGGCGGCTACAAGACCGCCCCGGCCGTCCCCGGCCAGGTCCTCTTCGACGCCTGGGAGTACGCCGACCCGTCCGCCCCCTCCGCCACCTGGGACGCGGCGAACCCGTACGCCGCGGCCGCCGGTTGGCCGAGTGTACGGGTCGACTACATCCACGTGGCCCCGCCCGGCCCGGCCGGCCTCGGCCGCGTGCGAGCGGTACGGCGGGCGGGCGACGGCCCCGTGGACGGGGTCTGGCCGTCGGACCATGCGGCGGTCGTCGCGGACCTGACGGACGAGGCCGCCGGCTGA
- a CDS encoding CehA/McbA family metallohydrolase gives MPAGRHHASGRLALFVTGAAAGLTLEGVSFASAAGRDRETRTVRGTLPAGSPDFVYVPVEVPSGVREIRVAYTYDRPAVPTGTPGNALDIGLFDERGTELGGEGFRGWSGGARTEFFVRADEATPGYVPGPVREGTWHIALGPYTVSPQGLAYEITITLTYGEPGTAVERTYPPSRAEGRGRAWYRGDCHLHSWYSDGRRTPAEIAALARAAGLDFINTSEHNTHAGHAHWADVAGDDLLVLLGEEVTTRNGHVLALGTDPGTFVDWRYRARDNRFGRFAHRIRSAGGLVVPAHPHATCIGCNWKFGFGEADAVEVWNGPYTPDDEVTLAEWDNMLVASVRHGRAWIPAMGGSDAHRAPDVVGLPQTVVLADDLTREAVQEGLRAGRSYVAESRNVSLAFTVSGGQGEHAGIGERLRVDRDTPVTARLEATGAPRCTVRFVTDQGVLFTSAPLPVSGAGVVEWRTTAAYAAYVRAELRHETAVGPLPGAMAAFTNPVFLGG, from the coding sequence ATACCGGCTGGTCGGCATCACGCTTCCGGTCGACTCGCTCTGTTCGTGACGGGCGCCGCGGCCGGCCTTACGTTGGAAGGCGTGAGCTTCGCTTCGGCCGCGGGCCGGGACCGGGAGACGAGGACGGTACGGGGCACGCTGCCGGCCGGCTCGCCGGACTTCGTGTACGTCCCCGTCGAAGTCCCGTCCGGAGTGCGGGAGATCAGGGTCGCGTACACCTACGACAGGCCGGCCGTGCCGACCGGGACGCCGGGCAACGCCCTCGACATCGGCCTCTTCGACGAGCGCGGTACGGAACTCGGCGGGGAGGGCTTCCGGGGCTGGTCGGGGGGCGCAAGGACCGAGTTCTTCGTCCGGGCGGACGAGGCCACGCCGGGGTATGTGCCGGGGCCGGTGCGGGAGGGTACGTGGCACATCGCGCTGGGGCCGTACACGGTGTCGCCCCAGGGGCTGGCGTACGAGATCACGATCACGCTGACGTACGGGGAGCCGGGGACGGCCGTCGAGCGGACCTACCCGCCCTCCCGCGCCGAGGGACGGGGCCGGGCCTGGTACCGGGGCGACTGCCATCTCCACTCCTGGTACTCCGACGGCCGCCGCACCCCCGCCGAGATCGCGGCGCTGGCGCGGGCGGCGGGGCTGGACTTCATCAACACGTCGGAGCACAACACCCATGCGGGGCACGCGCATTGGGCGGATGTGGCCGGGGACGACCTGCTGGTGCTGCTGGGCGAGGAGGTCACGACGCGCAACGGCCATGTGCTGGCGCTGGGCACGGACCCCGGCACCTTCGTGGACTGGCGGTACCGGGCCCGCGACAACCGCTTCGGCCGGTTCGCCCACCGGATCCGCAGCGCGGGCGGTCTCGTCGTCCCCGCTCACCCGCATGCCACCTGCATCGGCTGCAACTGGAAGTTCGGCTTCGGCGAGGCGGACGCGGTCGAGGTGTGGAACGGGCCGTACACGCCGGACGACGAGGTGACGCTCGCGGAGTGGGACAACATGCTGGTCGCGTCGGTCCGTCACGGCCGTGCCTGGATCCCGGCGATGGGCGGCAGCGACGCGCACCGGGCCCCGGACGTGGTGGGGCTGCCGCAGACGGTGGTGCTCGCCGACGACCTGACCCGGGAGGCGGTCCAGGAGGGCCTCCGCGCCGGGCGGTCGTACGTCGCCGAGTCGAGGAACGTCTCGCTCGCGTTCACGGTTTCGGGCGGGCAGGGCGAGCACGCCGGTATCGGAGAGCGGCTGCGGGTCGACCGGGACACGCCGGTCACGGCCCGGCTGGAGGCCACGGGCGCGCCTCGCTGCACGGTGCGGTTCGTGACCGATCAGGGGGTGCTGTTCACGAGCGCGCCGTTGCCGGTGTCGGGGGCGGGGGTCGTGGAGTGGCGTACGACTGCGGCGTACGCGGCGTACGTACGGGCGGAGTTGCGGCACGAGACTGCGGTGGGGCCGTTGCCGGGGGCGATGGCGGCGTTCACGAACCCGGTGTTTTTGGGCGGTTAG
- a CDS encoding bifunctional FO biosynthesis protein CofGH, giving the protein MTTSATSGTGPTENSMRRALKRARDGVALDVSEAAVLLQARGEALEDLAASAARVRDAGLEAAGRPGVITYSKSVFIPLTRLCRDKCHYCTFVTVPGKLRRAGHGMFMSPDEVLDIARKGASLGCKEALITLGDKPEDRWPEAREWLDAHGYDDTIAYVRAISVRILEETGLLPHLNPGVMTWTDFQRLKPVAPSMGMMLETTATRLWSEPGGPHHGSPDKEPAVRLRVLEDAGRSSVPFTSGILIGIGETYEERAESLFALRKISRAHHGVQELIIQNFRAKPDTAMRGMPDAELDELVATVAVARHVMGPSACLQAPPNLVDSEYERLIAAGIDDWGGVSPLTIDHVNPERPWPQIEELAARSRAAGFELRERLCVYPEFVQRGEPWLDPRLRPHVRALADPETGLARPDAVVEGHPWQEPEEAFESSGRTDLHRTIDTEGRTSDRRDDFDEVYGDWGALREAAAPGMVPERIDTDVRAALATAADDPTKLTDEEALALLHADGPALDALTRIADDVRRAAVGDDVTYIVTRNINFTNVCYTGCRFCAFAQRRTDADAYTLSLEQVAERAQQAWDVGAVEVCMQGGIHPDLPGTAYFDIAKAVKERVPGMHVHAFSPMEVVNGATRTGLSIREWLTAAKEAGLDTIPGTAAEILDDEVRWVLTKGKLPTATWIEVITTAHELGIRSSSTMMYGHVDQPRHWLGHLRTLSRIQRQTGGFTEFVTLPFIHTNAPVYLAGIARPGPTTRDNRAVTAMARLLLHPWIPNIQTSWVKLGTEGAAEMLRSGANDLGGTLMEETISRMAGSSYGSYKSVKDLVAVAEAAGRPAKPRTTVYGEVPEERQRVAAASDGHLPELLPVLD; this is encoded by the coding sequence ATGACGACTTCCGCGACCTCCGGAACCGGCCCCACCGAGAACTCCATGCGTCGCGCCCTCAAACGCGCCCGTGACGGCGTCGCCCTCGACGTCTCCGAGGCGGCCGTCCTGCTCCAGGCCCGCGGCGAGGCCCTCGAGGACCTCGCCGCGTCCGCCGCACGGGTGCGGGACGCGGGCCTCGAGGCCGCCGGCCGGCCCGGCGTCATCACGTACTCGAAGAGTGTCTTCATCCCCTTGACCCGGTTGTGCCGGGACAAGTGTCACTACTGCACCTTCGTCACCGTTCCCGGGAAGCTCAGGCGGGCCGGGCACGGGATGTTCATGTCCCCCGACGAGGTCCTCGACATCGCCCGCAAGGGCGCCTCGCTGGGCTGCAAGGAAGCCCTCATCACCCTCGGCGACAAACCCGAGGACCGCTGGCCGGAGGCGCGGGAGTGGCTGGACGCGCACGGCTACGACGACACCATCGCCTACGTCCGCGCCATCTCGGTCCGGATCCTCGAGGAGACGGGGCTGCTGCCCCACCTCAACCCGGGCGTCATGACGTGGACCGACTTCCAGCGGCTCAAGCCCGTCGCGCCGAGCATGGGGATGATGCTGGAGACCACCGCGACCCGGCTGTGGTCCGAGCCCGGCGGCCCCCACCACGGCTCCCCGGACAAGGAGCCGGCCGTGCGCCTGCGCGTCCTCGAGGACGCCGGCCGCTCCTCCGTCCCCTTCACCTCGGGCATCCTCATCGGCATCGGCGAGACGTACGAGGAGCGCGCCGAGTCCCTCTTCGCCCTCCGGAAGATCTCCCGCGCCCACCACGGCGTCCAGGAACTGATCATCCAGAACTTCCGCGCCAAGCCGGACACGGCCATGCGCGGCATGCCCGACGCGGAACTCGACGAGCTGGTCGCCACCGTGGCCGTCGCCCGCCACGTCATGGGCCCGTCCGCCTGTCTGCAGGCCCCGCCCAACCTGGTCGACTCCGAGTACGAGCGGCTCATCGCCGCCGGCATCGACGACTGGGGCGGGGTGTCGCCGCTGACCATCGACCACGTCAACCCCGAACGCCCCTGGCCGCAGATCGAGGAGCTGGCCGCGCGCTCCCGCGCCGCCGGCTTCGAGCTGCGGGAACGGCTGTGCGTGTACCCGGAGTTCGTGCAGCGCGGCGAGCCCTGGCTGGACCCGCGGCTGCGACCGCACGTACGGGCGCTCGCGGACCCGGAGACGGGGCTCGCGCGACCGGACGCCGTCGTCGAGGGGCATCCGTGGCAGGAGCCGGAGGAGGCCTTCGAGTCCTCCGGGCGTACGGACCTGCACCGCACCATCGACACCGAGGGCCGTACGTCCGACCGCCGCGACGACTTCGACGAGGTGTACGGCGACTGGGGCGCCCTGCGCGAGGCGGCCGCCCCCGGCATGGTGCCCGAGCGCATCGACACGGACGTACGGGCGGCGCTGGCCACGGCGGCCGACGACCCCACGAAGCTGACCGACGAGGAGGCGCTGGCGTTGCTGCACGCCGACGGCCCGGCCCTCGACGCGCTCACCCGCATCGCGGACGACGTGCGCAGGGCGGCGGTCGGCGACGACGTGACGTACATCGTCACGCGGAACATCAACTTCACCAACGTCTGCTACACGGGCTGCCGTTTCTGCGCCTTCGCGCAGCGCCGCACCGACGCCGACGCCTACACGCTCTCCCTGGAGCAGGTCGCCGAGCGTGCCCAACAGGCCTGGGACGTGGGCGCGGTGGAGGTCTGCATGCAGGGCGGCATCCATCCGGACCTGCCCGGCACGGCGTACTTCGACATCGCGAAGGCGGTGAAGGAGCGGGTTCCCGGCATGCACGTGCACGCCTTCTCCCCGATGGAGGTCGTCAACGGCGCGACGAGGACGGGTCTTTCGATCCGCGAGTGGCTGACGGCGGCCAAGGAGGCCGGGCTCGACACGATCCCGGGCACGGCGGCCGAGATCCTCGACGACGAGGTCCGCTGGGTCCTGACCAAGGGCAAGCTGCCGACGGCGACCTGGATCGAGGTGATCACGACGGCGCACGAGCTGGGCATCAGGTCGAGCTCGACGATGATGTACGGCCATGTGGACCAGCCGAGGCACTGGCTCGGCCATCTGCGCACGCTGTCCCGGATCCAGCGACAGACGGGCGGTTTCACGGAGTTCGTCACCCTCCCCTTCATCCACACCAACGCGCCGGTGTACCTGGCGGGGATCGCCCGCCCGGGCCCGACGACCCGCGACAACCGTGCGGTGACGGCGATGGCGAGGCTGTTGCTGCACCCGTGGATCCCCAACATCCAGACCAGCTGGGTGAAGCTGGGCACGGAGGGCGCGGCGGAGATGCTCCGCTCCGGGGCGAACGACCTGGGCGGCACGCTGATGGAGGAGACGATCTCGCGGATGGCGGGTTCGTCCTACGGCTCGTACAAGTCGGTCAAGGACCTGGTCGCGGTGGCGGAGGCGGCCGGGCGGCCGGCGAAGCCGCGTACGACGGTGTACGGCGAGGTGCCGGAGGAGCGGCAGCGGGTGGCGGCGGCCTCGGACGGGCATCTGCCGGAGCTGCTGCCGGTGCTGGACTGA
- a CDS encoding NUDIX hydrolase: protein MDELVERVDDQGRVLGVVGRRQAVQEGWLHRIASTVCRDGRGRVLIHRRSEQLLRFPGHYEAVVGGAVKVGESYEQAAARELAEELGVRVPVRLLFAFINRSGLSPHWLGMHEAVVPDAVVPDPDEVAWHGWLTEPELRRALREWRFTPDSHEAFGRYLAFRAARP from the coding sequence ATGGATGAACTGGTGGAACGTGTCGACGATCAGGGCCGTGTGCTGGGGGTGGTCGGCCGTCGGCAGGCCGTCCAGGAAGGTTGGCTGCACCGGATCGCTTCGACGGTGTGCCGGGATGGGCGAGGTCGGGTTCTCATCCACCGGCGGTCGGAGCAGCTGTTGCGGTTTCCCGGGCACTACGAGGCCGTGGTCGGAGGCGCGGTGAAAGTCGGCGAGTCCTATGAACAGGCAGCGGCCCGGGAACTGGCCGAGGAGCTGGGCGTTCGTGTGCCGGTGCGCTTGCTGTTCGCGTTCATCAACCGCAGCGGTCTGAGTCCTCACTGGCTCGGCATGCACGAAGCCGTGGTGCCGGACGCCGTGGTCCCCGACCCTGATGAGGTCGCCTGGCACGGCTGGCTGACCGAGCCGGAGCTGCGGCGGGCCCTGCGGGAGTGGCGCTTCACCCCCGACAGCCACGAAGCCTTCGGCCGGTATCTCGCGTTCCGGGCAGCGCGGCCCTGA
- a CDS encoding DUF397 domain-containing protein has product MTSALEWFKSSYSSNDGPECVEVAIAPADATVHVRDSKDRDGARLAFTDDSWATFVTYATGH; this is encoded by the coding sequence ATGACCTCCGCGCTTGAGTGGTTCAAGAGCAGCTACAGCAGCAACGACGGTCCTGAGTGCGTCGAGGTCGCCATAGCCCCCGCCGACGCCACCGTCCACGTACGCGACTCCAAGGACCGAGACGGCGCACGGCTCGCGTTCACGGACGACTCGTGGGCCACGTTCGTCACCTACGCAACCGGACACTGA
- a CDS encoding helix-turn-helix transcriptional regulator → MEDEEAAAVLRTVGRQIKMWREPAGLTQAELGDAIGYGGEMVSSVERGRRIPKPDFLDKADEVLGAGGKLSAMKEDVERARYPKKVRDLAKLEDEAVELGAYANHNMHGLLQTPEYARALYGRRRPAFTEDEIDRHVSARVARQRVFERVPPPLLTFVLEEVTLRRPIGGRMLLRQQLEHLLEISKLRHVEIQVMPTDREDHAGMGGPLQLLKLRDGKTLGHSEGQLYNRVISDPREVQILEMRYGMIRAQALTPRESLAFIGKVMGEET, encoded by the coding sequence GTGGAGGACGAGGAAGCAGCGGCCGTACTCAGGACGGTCGGTCGGCAGATCAAGATGTGGCGTGAGCCGGCCGGGCTGACGCAGGCAGAGCTCGGGGACGCGATCGGATACGGAGGGGAGATGGTCTCGTCGGTGGAACGGGGCCGGCGGATTCCCAAGCCGGACTTCCTGGACAAGGCCGATGAGGTCCTGGGCGCGGGCGGGAAGCTCTCCGCGATGAAGGAGGACGTGGAGCGGGCCCGGTATCCGAAGAAGGTGCGGGATCTGGCGAAGCTGGAGGACGAGGCGGTGGAGTTGGGGGCGTACGCCAACCACAACATGCATGGCCTGCTCCAGACGCCGGAGTACGCACGGGCGTTGTACGGGAGGCGGCGGCCCGCATTCACTGAGGACGAGATCGACCGCCACGTCTCAGCCCGCGTGGCACGGCAGCGCGTCTTCGAGCGTGTACCCCCGCCGCTTCTCACATTCGTCCTGGAAGAGGTGACGCTCCGCAGGCCCATCGGGGGCAGAATGCTGCTGCGACAACAGCTCGAACATCTGCTTGAGATCAGCAAGTTGCGCCACGTCGAGATCCAGGTGATGCCCACGGATCGAGAGGACCACGCGGGTATGGGCGGCCCGCTTCAGCTGCTGAAACTCCGAGACGGTAAGACGCTGGGACACTCGGAGGGCCAGCTGTACAACCGTGTGATCAGTGATCCCCGGGAAGTCCAGATCCTGGAGATGCGCTATGGAATGATCCGGGCGCAGGCTCTGACACCCCGGGAGTCACTGGCCTTCATCGGGAAAGTAATGGGAGAAGAGACATGA